The DNA sequence TTCAACAAATGTCACTAGTGTGAACTTCTCGTTCCTTGTCCAATAAGAATTCAGCTAGAacaccattggacgttcaatatttgacagctacTGTGATTGGACAAAATGTCTACCTACATTTGTGCAATTTGCTGAGCACAAAACTAGCCCCCATTGCCTTCATATGTATCTAGCGTATCTGAGGAGTTTCTACTCAATTTAAATAGCATTAGAGCAATTCAACACTAATCTGCTAGATTATAAATCAGTACTTGTTTATGAAAAAAAGGTGTTACTTCACACATTCTAATCCTTATTTGGTTCTACCGACAAGACTCATTTTTGCCTGACCGAATATCATCAAACTGAAGTCATTTAAATGACTTTCTATTCACCATTGTTACGCCAATACAAGTCTTCTATCCATGATTATGTTTCCTGCTATAAAACGAACTCTAGCAAACTACACTTAAATCGGAGTATTCAATAACATCACATGTAAGTCACAAACCTAATGctgttttaaacaattattatagacatttaatgacaataattattaacatttaatatttaattcaagaTTGAAATACTCAAATATTACTTTCATGTTTTCATTGCCCGTTTTATGTGattgaaactttcaaattaTCAAAACATATACTAATATCTATGCAGTACCCTTAatacaagtttgtttttgtttaacgtaaTGCAATCTCGTACTAAAGCTACTGTTTACATTACATTTGACGAACCACAAAGTCTTGtctttacaaaaaatgttattacCAAACCAAAACCAAACCAATTGAGTTTCATTTGAGTATTTCCGTAAGTGTGTGGTACTTGTTCATAACAATTATTCAACACGTATTAGCTCGACATCGAATATTAGGGTAGCGTTCGGTGGAATAACGCCTGGGTGGCCTCTAGAGCCATAGGCGTAGTCAGGAGAACAAATCAACTTTGCTCGCTCACCTACAGACATCTGGAATAGAATgcaaattatgtatattgttatatttagcTATATCTGGGACACGGCAGTGTCCCCGCCAAGTCGGGCAATACTCTTTATTGCAAACTGTACTGACATGTGCTGGGCAAAAGGGAATGACCGGTgctagcagaggatttgctTTTAACATATTCTTATTGGCAGTCAGTCATAATGAGAccattatataataaaatcaatgaacTTCTGAATAAATATAGCTATGCTAatgaataataaacattttataactgtTTTAGTATCAATAAACTGATAgagaaactattattttaaatacagtgAGAAAAAAAGTGCTAAAAGAATCCTCAAACTAATTTATAGTATGTAaatctaattatttttcatGCAATCTCATCAGAACCCTATTGACAAACATATATGAATCTGATTAGAATCTAAAGTGTCATAAACATCATCATAAATTCAATAAGATTTCAACTTAATAATACAGAATggcgtaattaaattaaaaataccggcattttttattacaaaagtttaGGGTAGGTATGAcaaaatgtatgtaactatgtacaTTTATTTCATGTGAGTTTCATTGATTGTTGAACTGAATGTAATATGATGCAGGTTTTGAATATAACAGGAAGTAATATTAAAGCTTTGCTTACCCTGCAAATTCCTTGATCCCATCCTTGAATAACATCGCCCCTGCCTAGGGTAAACTTGAACGGCTGCCCTCTATCCCTCGACGAATCGAACTTTTTACCATTCTGCAGTGTTCCAGTATAGTGCACTATCACAGTTTGACCAGGCTTGGGAAAAGTAACacctgaaaataattttaattactaaaaggAATATTTTAGAGGTTATAGAATACGGTGCGTAAGATTTCGAACAAACACGAACCATCTCCAGGTGTAATAGTTTCTACATCTACTCCCATGTtagttttgaagaaatttgtttACAGTATTAGTTTTAAAGCTATATTTTGTGACAAAATCCACTTCTGAAAACCAAACAATAAGCACGATAACAAATGTCAAAACTCGTTAGTGCTTTATGGTTTtctgtgtttttctttttcatgaTGCTGCTGTAGGTACTtggttttttgtattattagaATGTTATTCACGATTATGTTACTAAATTTCTTAGAATTTTATAGAAGAGGTTTTTGACATGgatcttttattttcatttttaaaataaaaaaccaccATAGCTATGATAAGTTGTGCATAGAAAACTTAAGATTCTAAATAACCAAGAGCACTAAAAGTGCATCATATACACATACGAGAATACCAGTGTTTTATTTTCGTGCTTTTGTAAACTAAATTGCTTATGGTATTGTTCAACCAATCATAACTGTCTAATTTATAAACATCCAAAATGTCTGTCGCCCCCATGAATTGACATAGAAAACAgttgaaattgaattttacGGTGAAAGTAGGAgtgttttaacttttttattcattttatattgataTCATTTTGAATTGTTGGCAAgtgaattgtttgtttgtagtatAAATTCAGTTTTAAAGTCTCATTAAGAcgaaaattgtttttctttactaaAATCTGGTGTTATGGATATGGAAGTCGACGGGATTGAAAATTTAAGTAATCCATCTGATGGTGGAAAGTTTTCTAACTTGAAAGCGTTTGTGACTGCTGCGCGGGAATTCGAAGCGACACATAGTGAGTCCGCTGTGAATTTGATGACACGATATCTTGGGGTAAGTACAAGACAAAACACACTACACATATAACTTGAAAACTATTATAGTTTTATAGAAACCTTGCTCTccataagtatttaaaatatctgcTAGAAGTTTATCCTCTTTGATATCTACGTTAAACACAAGCTGTACCTACTTTTCTCATAACaaaattcataatcataatgaGCCTGTATCCAGTTCAAGCCAGTAACATCCTCATAACAAACCAAAAAGGTTGTATATCATAATTCTCACATCATTATTCTGTTTTCAGCTAATAGCCTCATCATGTGACTTATCAATATTCTCTCCGGGCCGTTCAGAAGTGTGTGCATTCTTCAGCTCTCTATGGCGTGTGATGTGCGATGGTCGTGGTCCACACTGGGCTGGAGTGGCTGTCCTCGCCAGGGCTGCTATAGAACCTAGTGCTAGACATGCTCTAACACACACTTATAAGttagtataatttttttgagcatgtgtgtgtgtgtttagttATGAAATGGAACATGTTTGAACTTGTTTGGGTTCTCTGTTTACTGTGTTTTGAATGTAGAATGGTTTTTAGATTCAcacaagttatttttttaaatcagcaTATATTAGCGCTGAGGAAATAGAGTGTGctgttatgtattttaataaatgctgCTTTTTTGTTCATATAGATGAACAGAAAAGTGGTCTTATACTATTTACTGAGAACTCTGAAAATCTTTGTcaatataaaaatgagtcaaaattgtttattaaaaatagatcAGATATTATAGATATCAGTCTAATGATTATTCTTAAATTGACCCTATTTGCTCATCCCAAAGTGTAGATATACAACAAATTCAATTTGATtttcaaaactatatatttttaaaatgtaattcaaTTCATCTTTCAGGTTTATGCCAATCTTAGCAAGATTATTATCTGACTCCATATCTAATGACAAGAAAATTAAACTTCTAACAGTTATGcaagtaagtaattttactcaataaatatcattcattcCATTTGCAATTGGTCACCAGACCGTAcctgaattatttataacatttatgtaaataaaataggaataacttaacactttaaacgccacaaaagtcagtcaccggtgacccccaggtcaccggtgactgacttttgtggaggatttgctttcaacagttttctattggctgtCGAAGacttaatcttattttttctttacaggAAATATCCTACGGTATCAAAATAAGTTGGCAAGAGTCCTACCTAAGCAGCTTAATGAAACAGCTAACGGAATGGATTACACAGCCCATGACTGAGCCACAGCTTCGTACCATCGGTCACAAATCTCTTACAGTACTGGTCAATGTGTGTTATGGAAACCTACCTGCAATATATGCGTTAATGAGGACCGTTGATACTAAGGATTTTGTGGTGCATCTTATTAGTTTGAAGGTAATATTGTGtataacacaataatttacataattattgtgtatgCACTAAAGTTCACttctaattttataataaacacattggttgtgttttaatttaatctggTTTTCTACTacttactaaatattattacagctttctaagtattttaatcctgataaatatagttaaaataTATAGTTAGATGGATGTAATCTTAATGAATTGTACATTCATTTGGTTATAATTTATCtaagaaaagtagtttttaatgaaaacagccatatttaaattttacaaaattacattcctaaaacattattattctcTTTGGCTTTTATCCAACCATTTTCTACATctacttaatttaatataaatcttTCTTTGTATCCCAGGAAGGTGGTTACGGCGGAGTGGAAGTATGTCGCCTGTTGCTCTGCCTGTCGGGCGCGACCCGCGGCGCGGCGTCCACGCGCCAGCCCGACGTACACAGCTACCTGTGTTGTACCATGCGCACTTTCAATAAAGCTGTCAGGTATGTTAGTCTTAATGAAGAGAGATGAGAACTTAAAGTACAGGTTATTGGTCTTTATTCCAAGCAGTCTTTGGGATTATCACACCACATCTACTATATTGTCTGTTCAACTAAGCTTAGATGGACATTGGGCAATTTAGTCAGTTATGTGAGCTGCAAAAATTTCCAATTATTTTGCTGCTTATATCAGCTAACATATATTTGAGATTGTCCATACCCTTAGCCGACTTGAATAAACCAAACAATCTGTACATTTAATAGCGTGTTCGGCGATCTAACTGGTTGGTATATTCGAGCCGGCTAAatagagcaccgaacgcgctctcgcttCGATTACTTTACGTAAACGTACAGCAAACTCATGCTAAGGAGTACTGATTTTTCTTCATACTTTGTAAACCGTGTTGTCTATATGATAATTTTACCAATAAATAGTTTTTCCGAAAAGGTAGGCAAAAACaatcaggagctgcggactatatagcgggtttaccagggctccggctcgaaaagcaggagtaggaacggagaggtttttagtcagtaagagtctaatactccctctcgccttgcccagggcgggagaagtcattggatgattttccccccttaggCGCTTTTGCATTAATGAAAGTTATCCTGTTTCAGTGAAGGCGACGCGACTCAGCTACTCCACGCGTACACGTTTGTCAATGATCTGTGCTCAGACAGCAACCTGAGGAGCTATGTGCTTACCTACCCACACTTTGTTAGTGCGCTCGAGGAAGCACTTAAGGTAAAAAatcataaagaaattaatatactatactatattttttagaCATATTTTGCTAGACCTCTTAGGCGTTGGCTCTACGAGCGAGAGAATCGCGACGAGTCCGCCCTTATATCGTCGGATAATCTTCACGAACGAGCGATAATTCCGCCACGTATCGTAACGGAATCGCAGCGTTTTCTAGACGTCGCGTTTAAAAACCTTCTCGAAACGTTCTTGCTTAACGAGAGGCGACGCTGAAATGACGCTGCGCGCCCGCTGCGTGCCCGTCGCGAGCGCGCGGCGGGCCCTCTGCTAGTCGCGGCGGGCTAGCGACGATGTATTGACGATTTGCGCGCTCATTGCCACTCGTCGCATCGCGGCGATAATGTCGCCGTGTGGAGAACGGTTCCATAGGGAGTGTATAGAAATACGTGTCACGACGATAATATCGCCGCGATTCTCTCACTCGTGGAGCCAGCGCCTTACTTTCGATGTGTGTGGAACAGATTTTTGTAATTACCTAATTTATTCGTTTCGTAGCTTACAGCTTAGCCTACAATACTTGCATCAATCTGtcactaattataaatttaacgCTTCAAGAATCAATCTATTGTCTAGtacaaattgtattaaaatctctttagtagtttttgagcTTATCACAAACAGATAGTCAAAGcttgtttaataatatgtattacgtaATGTATACCAGGATGTCCAAGAGTTATGCCTAGCAGCACCGGACGATATGGGCGAACCAGAGAATACTGTCAACTGTCTCCGCAATGTGCTCAAATTCCTGACTGTGCTGGTTAGCTTGGGTATGTACTACGTTCTGATGgcattttatacattatttgtaCAACATTTCAACCTGATTTTGTCAACTGCTGGGCATACACCACGCCTCTACTTTTTATCCCTACCTTACTCCGTCTTTCGCAAAATTTCTCTTTTCATTACCCAAATCATTGATATAGACAGAAAACTGCTTAAGGTAAATCGGCTCGAAATCTTCGGCTGCCATCGAGCCACATTGGCTGCGTTAGCAGTGAATttgaattagttttttaatattcttaacTGCCACACTTATATAACCAATAACCTTGATACAAGtcagctttacgtttaaagaaatcaaAACAAGAACGCATACAGTGCTCTCGTTGGctctaatgaaccaaccaataacATCGCCGAACGCCCAACGAACTGATAAATCAATTTGACGCCAGACTGTGACTGTGATATAACTAAAACTTAGTTAATTTCCTGGaattaatgtataattttgcTGTTTCAGATCTCTACTCCCTGCGATGTCACCACAGTGCTTTAGTTTGTCTTTGTATGAAAGCGAGCCGCTCCTGTCTACCGGAGTCTCTCGAGCTGTTTGCTGCTATCGTGTCACAGTATAAAGGTAAATTTAATTCCTTTTGTAATAAactagaaaatatattaaaaattttgacaTATCAGATAGAGaggttaagtgtgggagagccatgcttcggcacgaatgggccggctcgaccggagtgataccacggcctcacagaaaaccgacgtgaaacaacgctttcattgtgtgagtgaggttacggggGCCCGattgcccccttcccaatccccgattccccaacaacctttaaggtcctaacccccaaaagaccggcaacgcacttttaacgcctctagtgtttcaagtgtccatgggcggcggcgattgctttccatcaggtgatacgtctgctcgtttaccagcgtgttccataaaaaaagtcacCCTCTCATATTCTACATTAGTAAAAATGCTCAATTCATTCAAAATCCTTAATTTTTCAGATGAAGGTCGTCTACCACAAGAGCTGATAACAGTAATCAGTGACGGTCTGCCAGGGTTACTGGTACCGCCTGCACTAGAGCCAGGGAAGGCAGGTGTGCAGTGGGTGAGTTGATCATACAGTTCATAATCATTTGTTGGAAaagaatattatgtattaataacaatgcgtcctctaggttattttctttttctatcacttggagtttcttgctcgttcttctccataggaatctacactttggaacaagcaaatagcttcactggaggactgaccaacagacagccattattaaaattattgtatttgctttgacgttcaaaaaggccttcctggtctatttgaaataaataattttgacttttgatttTTGTGTGAAAGAGTGTCCGACTGATATGATCTTTATTTACAGCTGCAAGTAGTCGGAGCACTCTGCGAGTCAGTGGAGACACAAGAGCGAGTTCTACAAGAAGTAACTCCGGATGCTTTCGAAGATACTCTGTACAGCGTACTACAGTATACATCACAGGTAACCTACTAATAATTTGTAGCCGAAATCATTATAATCGTCCAGGGAGGCTCGcattatctaatattatttatcttttaaattttaaaatactgcATCAAATCTAAAGGTCTTTGTCAGGAAAAACTAACTCTTTATATTCTTTAAATATCggcaatattataattttattgttactttcgtgagatatactaaattaattattatgttatcggcttactcacgtaagcgTCGCGGAATgcagctcatgaatatgagcttctagcatggcttgaaactagtcgattttctcgtcaaacatttacgtgagtaagctgataacataataattaatcggcAATATTGTCATGAATCTTGAATGCACAATCTTGTCACCTATCTATTCAATTTGTCGTCGACCACATTAATAGATCAACTACATAGtcaaatatatatgtataattataatataataacatggCAGAACGGCGTAGTGGGCGCGGAGGCGTCCCAGCAGGCTGTAGTGGTGGGGTGCCGCACGGCGCTGTCGCTGGCCCCGCTGGACCGACACTGGGAGGCCGCACTCGCACGGATGCTCGCTCACCATCAGGTAGTGACACattctattataatcaatattgtttatttacattcatcAACGTCATTGCAGTTTTAAAGTGCAGGTTTATCAAAGAATGCTACTGTTTCTGTTAAATGTATAGTCCCCATTGGATATCGGCTCGTCCTGTCACTCACAAGAATATAATCTACCCCTCCCCCTTTACCAGATCgataaataattagaattttgTTCTGTTGTTTAATGCAGtgaacgttacgccttttatctccgaaggggt is a window from the Spodoptera frugiperda isolate SF20-4 chromosome 10, AGI-APGP_CSIRO_Sfru_2.0, whole genome shotgun sequence genome containing:
- the LOC118277064 gene encoding uncharacterized protein LOC118277064, whose amino-acid sequence is MDMEVDGIENLSNPSDGGKFSNLKAFVTAAREFEATHSESAVNLMTRYLGLIASSCDLSIFSPGRSEVCAFFSSLWRVMCDGRGPHWAGVAVLARAAIEPSARHALTHTYKFMPILARLLSDSISNDKKIKLLTVMQEISYGIKISWQESYLSSLMKQLTEWITQPMTEPQLRTIGHKSLTVLVNVCYGNLPAIYALMRTVDTKDFVVHLISLKEGGYGGVEVCRLLLCLSGATRGAASTRQPDVHSYLCCTMRTFNKAVSEGDATQLLHAYTFVNDLCSDSNLRSYVLTYPHFVSALEEALKDVQELCLAAPDDMGEPENTVNCLRNVLKFLTVLVSLDLYSLRCHHSALVCLCMKASRSCLPESLELFAAIVSQYKDEGRLPQELITVISDGLPGLLVPPALEPGKAGVQWLQVVGALCESVETQERVLQEVTPDAFEDTLYSVLQYTSQNGVVGAEASQQAVVVGCRTALSLAPLDRHWEAALARMLAHHQVRKLLCVGLTSTNGPRRRQILQLVKHHYFPSDQMNQVFGESLQGISESSTDVTASSSGTGCAEGAWCGRLAPAQEHAVDALVAKLNEKLRDGKISDIATSSVMELYGYKMTCLEQRLHSHSVALQGASEHMASLQHSLAMLQATNSSQQDVLYTTQMQNERHKKTIEDLHKQLEDAETTLRGFRAKLAAEKLDKENQKENLHKEFRAQLATLETEMKLREREFEDRLKASEGEHRALQKKLEQQTSKNSELAGVLIKFEERVKQRDKKLEDAAGNEASLRKEIDHRDMTIKQLEKTVLERENRLYQLTTQLEEMKRVQEMVAKLMSKSASTSMGS
- the LOC118277460 gene encoding peptidyl-prolyl cis-trans isomerase Fkbp12-like; protein product: MGVDVETITPGDGVTFPKPGQTVIVHYTGTLQNGKKFDSSRDRGQPFKFTLGRGDVIQGWDQGICRMSVGERAKLICSPDYAYGSRGHPGVIPPNATLIFDVELIRVE